From Acidobacteriota bacterium, one genomic window encodes:
- the crtI gene encoding phytoene desaturase: MKKIVVIGAGLGGLSAACRLAKSGFCVTVVEKNGTPGGKVNYFESNGFHFDTGASLVTMKHVFEELFEFCGRSLDDYLIFERLDPICRYFWSDGTRFDASGDAEETERRIAVVEPRDAAGFRDFLADSRDKYEVAERTFLKHNLSDMSEMFTRSNLGDLWKISALRSLDSHVGRYFKSAKMRQLFDRFATYNGSSPYKVPATFSLIPYVEFGLGAWYPTGGIYGIPTAITKLAAEMGVEIKLNSEVEKIVVEDGKTKGVDLVNGETLEADFIVANSDAIDTYRNLVSSRDYPLKKLDRIEPSCSGFVLLLGTNVKFPQLAHHNIFFSDDYRAEFRSMFDELRPSKDPTIYVCATSRTDVTQAPEGCENLFILVNAPYTSERTDWSREGPQYRDLIISKLEQFGLEGLNRSVVVEESITPDDFRIRYRANRGSIYGVSSNGIFSAFLRPRNKSREVEGLYFAGGTTHPGGGMPLVLISGRMAAELVLRDAAPS, from the coding sequence ATGAAAAAAATCGTGGTCATCGGCGCCGGTTTGGGCGGACTTTCGGCGGCTTGCCGCTTGGCAAAGTCCGGGTTTTGCGTGACCGTCGTCGAAAAGAACGGGACTCCGGGCGGAAAGGTCAATTACTTCGAATCAAACGGCTTTCATTTTGACACCGGCGCATCGCTCGTGACGATGAAGCACGTTTTTGAAGAGTTGTTCGAGTTCTGCGGACGCTCGCTCGACGATTATCTGATTTTTGAAAGGCTTGACCCGATCTGTCGTTACTTCTGGTCCGACGGAACACGCTTCGACGCTTCCGGCGACGCGGAAGAGACTGAACGACGGATCGCCGTGGTCGAACCCCGCGATGCGGCCGGCTTTCGCGACTTTCTTGCCGATTCACGCGACAAGTACGAGGTCGCCGAGCGGACTTTTCTCAAGCATAATCTGAGCGATATGTCGGAGATGTTCACTCGTTCGAATCTCGGCGATCTGTGGAAGATATCGGCACTGCGTTCGCTCGACTCGCACGTCGGACGCTACTTCAAATCAGCAAAGATGCGGCAGTTGTTCGATCGTTTCGCCACCTATAACGGTTCCTCGCCATACAAGGTGCCGGCCACTTTTTCGTTGATCCCATATGTCGAATTCGGTCTCGGCGCGTGGTATCCGACGGGCGGAATCTACGGGATACCGACGGCGATAACGAAACTGGCCGCCGAGATGGGCGTTGAGATCAAACTGAATTCGGAAGTCGAAAAGATCGTCGTTGAAGACGGCAAAACGAAAGGCGTCGATCTCGTCAACGGCGAGACTCTCGAGGCGGATTTCATTGTCGCGAACTCGGATGCGATCGATACGTACCGGAATCTCGTTTCGAGCCGCGACTATCCGTTGAAGAAACTCGACCGCATCGAGCCGTCCTGCAGCGGATTCGTTCTGCTTCTCGGAACGAACGTCAAGTTCCCGCAGTTGGCGCATCACAACATCTTCTTCTCCGACGATTACCGTGCCGAGTTCAGATCGATGTTCGACGAGTTGCGTCCGTCAAAAGACCCGACGATCTACGTCTGTGCGACGTCGCGTACGGATGTGACGCAGGCGCCCGAGGGCTGCGAGAATCTCTTCATACTGGTCAACGCGCCGTATACGAGCGAGCGGACCGATTGGTCGCGCGAGGGGCCGCAGTATCGCGATCTTATAATTTCGAAATTGGAACAATTCGGACTTGAAGGACTCAACCGCTCGGTCGTCGTCGAGGAATCGATCACGCCGGACGACTTTCGGATCCGATACCGCGCGAACCGCGGATCGATCTACGGCGTCTCGTCGAACGGCATCTTTTCGGCGTTTCTCAGGCCGCGAAACAAGTCGCGCGAAGTCGAAGGATTGTATTTCGCCGGCGGCACAACTCATCCCGGCGGCGGAATGCCGCTGGTGCTGATCTCGGGACGAATGGCCGCCGAACTCGTTCTGCGCGACGCCGCGCCAAGTTAA
- a CDS encoding methyltransferase domain-containing protein has protein sequence MNKYSNQARGALSEYEEYFAGMDASMRQKIALTTAHFPAYGKIADMGSGSGSGTFDLARLYRELELVGVDINPVTVNYSKDHYRAENLEFVVGDIADRVFETESLDGILDSSVLHHVTSFNDFNVSEIDRTLRNQVAQLKTGGVLIIRDFVVPDEAESTVFLDLPTSDGAETGAIPELSSAALFDVFARDFRCSLNRDSGVPFARLASPRAGFARFETTLRYAAEFVLRKDYRDHWAPELLEEYTYFSHDDFERAFRSESLRIVVSMPLWNPWIVENRFVGKFFLADRSVGALTFPPTNFLIVGEKVRPGEGVKLAETRKSGNAPRFLNLKFYRHRTSGQIFELAERPNQTIDLLPWFESESGQLFVLAKKDFPRPIVNAIGDVPNLNRARFSGYITEPISALSDSGSGIDELHEIIPEVLHERAGLASTQIVSISEPNFYFTSPGGIDERVESHLVQISGWNNEPHAIDNYTKFKSAGSVRELDALQVLRASHVGGMFDARLEINIYRLLRQLGHSPGAWIGGALGPSNQVFSGRIEPDLTIGHDMVFEAVDVQAPDFLEHHRGDFGEFDSRANELARDELEFIVPKRFSKNTVAAIPFIKSDASIIVGIEIRDLPAPQNFTGNSRLACVPAWRLPRSIKHKFDLEPFVRERFPMDFRVPAKRVWELGGAYFTSAGITPEIVYPMAVEIDADELGTSDLKFIPLADLIERESEIRDAHLLVALNRLAHALGVG, from the coding sequence ATGAATAAATACTCCAACCAAGCCCGCGGAGCGCTTTCCGAATACGAGGAGTATTTCGCCGGAATGGACGCTTCGATGCGGCAGAAGATCGCGCTCACAACCGCGCATTTTCCGGCGTACGGCAAGATCGCCGATATGGGTTCCGGTTCGGGGAGCGGGACATTCGATCTCGCCCGGTTGTATCGCGAACTCGAGCTTGTTGGCGTCGATATCAATCCGGTGACGGTCAATTACTCGAAGGACCACTATCGTGCTGAGAATCTCGAATTCGTCGTCGGCGATATCGCCGATCGGGTTTTCGAAACCGAGTCGCTGGACGGAATTCTCGATTCGTCCGTACTTCATCACGTCACGAGTTTCAACGATTTCAATGTTTCCGAGATCGACAGGACGCTCCGCAATCAGGTCGCGCAGCTAAAGACCGGCGGAGTTCTGATCATACGCGATTTCGTCGTACCCGATGAAGCTGAATCGACGGTGTTTCTGGATCTCCCGACGAGCGACGGCGCTGAAACCGGCGCTATCCCGGAACTCTCGTCGGCGGCATTGTTTGACGTTTTCGCCCGCGATTTTCGATGCAGCCTGAACCGCGATTCCGGAGTTCCCTTCGCGCGTTTGGCATCCCCGCGCGCTGGGTTCGCTCGATTTGAAACAACACTCCGTTATGCGGCCGAATTCGTTTTGCGAAAGGACTATCGCGATCATTGGGCACCGGAACTGCTCGAAGAGTACACGTACTTTTCGCACGATGACTTTGAGCGCGCGTTTCGCTCGGAGAGCTTGCGGATCGTCGTTTCGATGCCGCTCTGGAATCCGTGGATCGTCGAAAACCGGTTCGTCGGCAAGTTCTTTCTGGCGGATCGTTCAGTTGGCGCATTGACGTTTCCGCCGACCAATTTTCTTATCGTCGGCGAAAAGGTAAGACCCGGAGAAGGCGTCAAACTCGCCGAAACCCGGAAATCCGGCAATGCGCCGCGATTTTTGAATCTGAAGTTTTACCGGCATCGGACGAGCGGCCAGATTTTCGAGCTCGCCGAACGCCCGAATCAGACGATCGATCTTCTTCCGTGGTTCGAGAGCGAATCGGGTCAACTTTTCGTGCTTGCGAAAAAGGACTTTCCGCGGCCGATCGTCAATGCGATCGGCGACGTTCCGAATTTGAATCGCGCGCGATTTTCGGGTTACATCACCGAACCGATCAGTGCCCTTTCAGATTCGGGATCGGGGATTGACGAACTTCACGAGATAATTCCAGAAGTCTTGCACGAAAGAGCGGGGCTTGCATCAACGCAAATCGTCTCGATCAGCGAACCCAATTTCTATTTCACTTCGCCTGGCGGAATCGATGAACGGGTCGAGAGCCACCTCGTGCAGATAAGCGGTTGGAACAACGAGCCGCACGCGATCGACAACTATACGAAATTCAAGAGCGCCGGTTCGGTTCGCGAGCTCGATGCGCTCCAGGTCCTGCGCGCATCGCACGTCGGCGGTATGTTCGACGCCCGGCTCGAGATCAACATTTATCGTCTCTTGCGTCAGCTCGGACATTCGCCGGGAGCGTGGATCGGCGGTGCGCTGGGGCCGTCGAACCAAGTGTTCAGCGGGAGGATCGAACCGGATCTCACAATCGGACACGATATGGTATTTGAGGCGGTCGATGTTCAGGCGCCGGACTTCCTTGAACATCATCGCGGCGATTTTGGAGAGTTCGACTCGCGCGCGAACGAACTCGCGCGAGATGAACTGGAATTCATAGTTCCGAAACGATTCAGCAAGAATACCGTCGCGGCGATTCCCTTTATCAAGAGCGATGCGTCGATTATTGTCGGAATCGAGATCCGTGACCTTCCGGCACCGCAAAATTTCACTGGAAACTCGCGTCTCGCCTGCGTTCCGGCCTGGCGGCTGCCGCGATCGATCAAGCATAAATTCGATCTTGAACCGTTCGTCCGCGAGAGGTTTCCAATGGATTTTCGGGTTCCGGCAAAACGTGTTTGGGAACTCGGAGGCGCATACTTTACAAGCGCCGGGATCACTCCCGAGATCGTTTATCCGATGGCGGTCGAGATCGACGCGGACGAACTCGGCACATCCGATTTGAAATTCATACCGCTGGCTGATCTCATCGAACGAGAATCCGAGATCCGCGACGCTCATCTGCTTGTTGCTCTCAACCGCCTCGCCCACGCGCTCGGCGTTGGATGA
- a CDS encoding rhodanese-like domain-containing protein: MRKFYLILVVAVFAFGALAGCEKAAGPKVEKATPAPAAATPKSEDPADNAPRMTLAEAKKEFDAGTATFVDTRAEVQFKTERVKGAVNMPMEAFEMRYKSIPTDKKIIAYCS, encoded by the coding sequence ATGAGGAAATTTTATCTGATTCTCGTCGTCGCGGTGTTCGCGTTTGGGGCATTGGCCGGATGCGAAAAAGCCGCCGGGCCTAAGGTCGAAAAGGCAACGCCGGCGCCGGCCGCAGCGACGCCGAAGTCCGAAGATCCGGCAGACAACGCTCCGCGAATGACGCTGGCCGAAGCAAAGAAGGAATTCGACGCCGGGACAGCGACGTTCGTCGACACGCGCGCAGAAGTCCAGTTCAAGACGGAACGCGTCAAGGGCGCTGTCAATATGCCGATGGAAGCGTTCGAGATGCGCTACAAATCGATCCCGACGGACAAAAAGATCATCGCCTATTGTTCCTGA
- a CDS encoding TonB-dependent receptor yields MTLRAGFLLLLLTLGAIAQANAIIGSVKDPNGAAVAGANVSIKCQNGTKRTAVTNPAGEFSFDVGGQDCLLRVIQAGFAPYEQELGPGQTLEIVLQVDETRVTVTAETGRAESRENVPQAVTLIGSDRMNQKSPVVLAQLADEEVGVSFQRTSPTIGAIAVRGLTGKNVSVYIDGVRFTNSAQRGGISTFFNLNDASNFQSVEILRGANSAQYGSDSLGGTVNLVSRAPAFKSDKNELHGDLMTGYTSADRSYFGSLNLSFGTNKLGGSVNLIGRRVGTLRTSDGIDSHAAVTRFLGLPSSILGDRLPDTEFSQYGGSLRLNYAPRPDSTFIVKYQRGQQDDGKRYDQLLGGDGNLIADLKNLMQDFAYIRFVKQDFGFFDSASFTLSYNSQREERINQGGQGNPAATITNQYERTTATGFSFFLEKELPKRNSFLFGGDYYFEKINSPAFTFNPVNSTFFLSRPRVPDEGRFISGGLFIQDAWDAIPNRLRLSGAVRYNVGSYRARAADSPIVNGFRLWNDDSLRVADFSGRIGMVAKLAKGFNLAFNYTRGFRYPSMTDLGTLGLTGDGFEVDYTSAIDLGGTIGSDASANAISTGLPVSRQRSEYSNTFDVGLRYSNKRFDTDFTVFYLQLKDTITKQALILPQGSVGRFLGDQAITSQRPNGTVFVSLSTAPVLVRSNFTSARLYGFEYEVETKITEKLEFRGNYTFIHAADEVTGLPPNIEGGTPPPQGVVSLRYEPKTNMWFEFYSNLAQKQDRFSTLDLGDRRTGATRTRAQIQNFFRRGACVRGLTNNPDGRCGTGDETTLLATGETILQVQNRILGVGVDSAPLFTYLPSFALFNLRGGFKINEKSQINWSFENMFDQFNRKPSWGIDGAGRSFKVQYRYKF; encoded by the coding sequence ATGACTTTGCGAGCCGGATTTCTTCTGCTGCTTTTAACGCTTGGTGCGATCGCCCAGGCAAATGCGATCATAGGATCCGTCAAGGACCCGAACGGCGCAGCCGTCGCCGGCGCAAACGTGTCGATCAAATGTCAAAACGGCACAAAGCGCACAGCCGTGACAAATCCGGCGGGCGAATTCAGCTTCGACGTCGGCGGCCAGGACTGTTTGTTGAGAGTGATCCAAGCCGGATTCGCGCCGTACGAACAGGAACTCGGACCGGGCCAAACGCTCGAGATCGTTCTTCAGGTCGATGAAACGCGGGTGACCGTCACCGCCGAAACCGGACGTGCCGAAAGTCGTGAAAACGTGCCGCAGGCCGTCACTCTGATCGGTTCCGATCGAATGAACCAAAAGTCTCCGGTGGTGCTGGCGCAGCTCGCGGACGAAGAAGTCGGAGTTTCATTTCAGCGAACAAGCCCGACGATCGGCGCGATCGCGGTTCGTGGACTGACCGGCAAGAACGTCTCGGTGTACATCGACGGTGTTCGTTTCACCAATTCAGCACAGCGCGGCGGTATCAGCACGTTTTTCAATCTCAACGACGCGTCGAATTTTCAGTCGGTCGAGATTCTTCGCGGCGCCAATTCGGCACAGTATGGCTCAGATTCGTTGGGCGGAACAGTAAATCTGGTTAGTCGCGCGCCCGCGTTCAAATCCGACAAAAACGAACTGCACGGCGACTTGATGACGGGTTACACAAGCGCCGACCGCAGTTATTTCGGATCGTTGAATCTAAGCTTCGGAACGAACAAACTCGGCGGGAGCGTCAATCTGATCGGTCGGCGTGTCGGCACGCTTCGAACGTCGGACGGTATCGATTCGCACGCGGCGGTGACGCGATTTCTCGGCCTGCCTTCGAGCATTCTCGGTGACCGATTGCCCGATACCGAGTTTTCGCAATACGGCGGCTCGCTCAGGCTCAACTACGCGCCGCGGCCGGATTCGACCTTCATCGTCAAGTACCAGCGCGGCCAACAGGACGACGGCAAACGCTACGACCAACTTCTCGGCGGCGACGGAAACCTCATCGCGGACTTGAAGAATCTGATGCAGGATTTCGCCTACATCCGATTCGTGAAACAGGATTTCGGCTTTTTCGATTCGGCATCGTTCACGCTTTCATACAATAGTCAGCGCGAAGAACGGATCAATCAGGGTGGACAGGGAAACCCGGCTGCGACGATTACCAATCAATACGAACGCACAACCGCGACCGGATTCAGTTTTTTCCTCGAAAAAGAACTGCCGAAGCGGAATTCATTTCTTTTCGGCGGGGATTACTATTTCGAAAAGATCAACTCGCCCGCGTTTACCTTCAACCCTGTAAACTCGACATTTTTCCTTTCACGTCCGCGGGTGCCCGATGAAGGCCGTTTCATCAGCGGCGGCTTGTTCATTCAGGATGCGTGGGATGCGATCCCGAATAGACTCCGACTGAGCGGCGCGGTTCGCTACAACGTCGGCTCGTACCGCGCGCGTGCCGCGGATAGCCCGATCGTCAACGGCTTTCGCCTGTGGAACGACGACTCGCTCCGCGTCGCCGATTTCTCGGGCCGCATCGGAATGGTCGCGAAACTCGCAAAGGGATTCAATCTTGCGTTCAACTATACGCGTGGTTTTCGCTACCCGAGTATGACCGATCTCGGGACGCTCGGACTGACGGGCGACGGCTTCGAGGTCGATTACACCTCCGCGATCGATCTCGGCGGAACGATCGGGTCGGACGCGAGCGCCAATGCGATTTCGACCGGACTCCCCGTTTCGCGTCAGCGCTCGGAATATTCGAACACGTTCGACGTCGGTCTGCGTTACTCCAACAAACGTTTCGACACCGACTTTACGGTGTTCTATCTGCAACTGAAAGACACGATCACCAAACAAGCGCTGATTCTTCCGCAAGGCTCGGTCGGCCGGTTTCTAGGCGATCAGGCAATCACCAGCCAGCGCCCGAACGGGACCGTCTTCGTCTCGCTTTCGACGGCACCGGTTCTTGTCCGCAGCAACTTTACGTCGGCCCGGCTATACGGATTTGAATACGAGGTCGAAACGAAGATCACGGAAAAACTTGAATTTCGCGGAAATTACACTTTCATCCACGCCGCAGACGAAGTCACCGGCCTTCCGCCGAACATCGAAGGCGGAACGCCGCCGCCGCAAGGTGTTGTCAGTTTGCGGTACGAACCGAAAACGAATATGTGGTTCGAGTTCTACTCGAATTTGGCGCAGAAACAAGATCGTTTCTCCACGCTCGACCTCGGCGACCGCCGCACCGGCGCGACGCGGACGCGCGCCCAGATCCAGAACTTTTTCCGCCGCGGCGCCTGCGTCAGGGGATTGACGAACAACCCCGACGGGCGCTGCGGAACCGGCGACGAAACGACTTTGCTCGCGACGGGTGAAACGATTCTTCAGGTTCAGAACCGCATTCTCGGCGTCGGCGTCGATTCCGCGCCGTTGTTCACCTATTTGCCGTCGTTCGCGCTTTTCAATTTGCGCGGCGGATTCAAGATCAACGAAAAATCGCAGATCAACTGGAGTTTCGAGAATATGTTCGACCAGTTCAACCGAAAACCGAGTTGGGGAATCGACGGCGCGGGCCGCAGTTTCAAGGTTCAATATCGATACAAGTTCTAA
- a CDS encoding ankyrin repeat domain-containing protein: MSEKNLADSICVRNERSRARFAAGVLGASLTLSTLAFAQGTPALTGRNNDRLSAAKTPENRPVAAAKSQLVSGTVTDIHGAAIPNAQVTLTGVSNGARLRTQCNEEGEYGFSNVDPGSYRLEVAAAAFKERSIDIDVREDSSSSANIELEVPEVFVTMGIVAYAEYSGPLFRAVSDNNSDLVKQLIGTGENVNSKDDGYGEITPLFLAVENGNAGIVEILLEFGANVNARDEAGQTPLMRIDDDADVEVVRTLIKYGAKVDLTDRQGNNALILAARNADPEVLKILILETDDIDARNSRGRTALMEAADEDNVESVKALLIAGANVNLKDKEGETAWDLTTNPQIERLLERYGAIVN, translated from the coding sequence ATGTCAGAAAAAAACTTGGCCGACTCGATCTGTGTGAGGAACGAGCGCAGCCGCGCGCGATTCGCGGCGGGCGTTCTGGGCGCATCGCTGACGCTCTCGACGTTGGCGTTCGCGCAGGGAACACCGGCCCTGACCGGCCGAAACAACGACCGACTGTCGGCGGCAAAGACACCTGAAAATCGGCCTGTTGCGGCGGCCAAGTCGCAACTCGTTTCGGGCACCGTGACCGATATTCACGGCGCGGCAATTCCCAATGCTCAGGTGACCCTAACCGGCGTGTCGAATGGAGCGAGACTCCGAACCCAATGCAACGAAGAAGGCGAGTATGGGTTTTCGAATGTCGATCCCGGAAGTTACAGGTTGGAGGTTGCGGCGGCGGCGTTCAAGGAACGTTCGATTGATATTGACGTTCGGGAAGATAGCTCGAGCTCCGCGAATATTGAATTGGAGGTGCCCGAGGTATTCGTGACGATGGGCATCGTCGCCTACGCCGAATACTCGGGCCCGCTCTTTCGCGCCGTTTCAGACAATAATTCCGACCTCGTCAAGCAATTGATCGGCACCGGAGAGAACGTCAATTCCAAGGACGATGGTTACGGCGAAATAACGCCGCTGTTTCTGGCGGTGGAAAACGGCAATGCTGGGATCGTCGAGATCTTGCTCGAATTCGGCGCCAACGTGAATGCACGGGATGAGGCGGGTCAGACGCCTTTGATGCGCATCGACGATGACGCCGATGTCGAGGTCGTGCGAACCCTGATCAAATACGGCGCGAAGGTCGACCTGACCGACCGTCAGGGAAACAACGCCCTGATACTCGCGGCGCGAAACGCCGACCCCGAGGTGCTGAAGATCCTGATCTTGGAAACGGACGATATCGATGCCCGGAACTCGCGCGGGCGGACCGCCCTGATGGAGGCCGCGGACGAGGACAATGTTGAGAGTGTCAAAGCCCTGCTCATCGCCGGCGCAAACGTGAATTTAAAGGACAAGGAAGGCGAGACCGCTTGGGATCTGACGACAAATCCGCAGATCGAAAGGCTTCTCGAGCGTTACGGCGCGATTGTCAATTAA
- a CDS encoding amidophosphoribosyltransferase yields the protein MDLVLDKFHEECGIFGIFGHPEASTLTQLGLFALQHRGQEACGIVSSDGEDLHQFRSVGLVADVLTEDVLKKLNGNSAIGHTRYSTSGRNTIKEVQPFSVTCQHGQLAVCHNGNLPFANEKRKELERGGAIFSSTSDTETILHSVARTTADTAIDAIREVLRETEGAFSLLFLTPDSLVAVRDPRGFRPLVLGKLKDAWCVASESCAFDLMDAEMVREIGAGEMLVINKNGLDSSFPFEPKNASVCSFEHVYFSRPDSIIFGRSVNQSRHLMGRRLAVENPVEADIVVPVPDSGVAAAIGYSAESGISFRQAIIRNHYIGRTFIEPSQSIRSFGVRLKLNPIKDLISGRRVVLVDDSIVRGTTSKKIVQMVREAGAKEVHLRISCPPTISPCYYGVDTPSKAELIAARMSVEEVCRHVEADSLAYLSLEGMQEAIGIDSASTCTACWTGKYPTLVANAAANSAK from the coding sequence ATGGATTTGGTTCTCGACAAGTTTCACGAAGAATGCGGCATATTCGGCATATTCGGGCATCCGGAAGCGTCGACGCTGACGCAGCTTGGACTTTTCGCACTGCAGCATCGCGGCCAGGAAGCGTGCGGGATCGTGTCGAGCGACGGCGAAGACCTTCATCAGTTTCGTTCAGTCGGATTGGTCGCCGACGTCTTGACCGAAGACGTATTGAAGAAACTCAATGGAAACAGCGCGATCGGTCACACGCGCTACTCGACCTCGGGCCGCAACACGATCAAGGAAGTTCAGCCGTTTTCGGTCACCTGCCAACACGGACAGCTGGCGGTTTGCCACAATGGGAATCTGCCGTTCGCGAACGAAAAGCGAAAGGAACTTGAACGCGGCGGTGCGATCTTCTCTTCGACTTCTGACACCGAGACGATCCTGCATTCGGTCGCGCGGACCACTGCCGACACCGCGATCGACGCCATTCGTGAAGTTTTGCGTGAAACCGAGGGCGCCTTTTCGCTCTTGTTTTTGACGCCCGATTCGCTCGTTGCAGTCCGCGATCCGCGCGGGTTTCGACCGCTCGTCCTCGGGAAATTGAAAGATGCGTGGTGCGTCGCGTCGGAATCCTGTGCGTTCGATTTGATGGACGCCGAAATGGTTCGCGAGATCGGCGCCGGCGAAATGCTGGTCATCAATAAGAACGGACTTGATTCGTCGTTTCCGTTTGAACCGAAAAACGCGTCCGTTTGCTCCTTCGAGCACGTTTACTTTTCGCGCCCCGATTCGATTATATTCGGCCGATCGGTGAATCAGTCGAGGCATTTGATGGGACGACGGCTTGCCGTCGAAAATCCGGTCGAGGCCGACATCGTCGTGCCGGTTCCGGACTCGGGAGTCGCCGCGGCGATCGGTTATTCCGCCGAATCGGGGATCAGTTTCCGCCAGGCGATTATTAGAAATCATTACATCGGGCGGACCTTTATCGAGCCGTCGCAGAGCATCCGATCATTTGGCGTTCGCCTCAAACTCAATCCGATCAAAGATCTGATCAGCGGCCGCCGCGTTGTGTTGGTTGACGATTCGATCGTCCGCGGAACGACCTCGAAGAAGATCGTCCAGATGGTCCGCGAGGCAGGAGCGAAAGAGGTTCATCTTCGTATATCTTGTCCACCGACGATCTCGCCCTGCTACTATGGCGTCGATACGCCAAGCAAGGCGGAGTTGATCGCGGCGCGGATGTCGGTCGAGGAAGTTTGCCGGCACGTCGAGGCGGATTCGCTCGCATATCTTTCGCTTGAGGGAATGCAGGAGGCGATCGGGATCGACTCGGCATCGACCTGTACCGCGTGCTGGACGGGAAAGTATCCGACGCTGGTTGCCAACGCGGCGGCCAATAGCGCTAAATAG
- the fahA gene encoding fumarylacetoacetase: MTNETHDPNLQSWIESANRPDSDFPLQNLPVCKYYKGNDLQIGIAIGDFILDFEPFYNSFLADGFEKVDLELAASPKVRAGLIGALSVDAKESGRNLIRDHFLTPIVTAKFALPFEIRDYTDFYCSIFHATNVGAMFRPDNPLLPNYKYIPIGYHGRASSIIVSGADVKRPKGQNRADADAPPIFVPCRNLDYEMEVGFFVGKGNDLGTSIPIENAEDHIFGLCLVNDWSARDIQAWEYQPLGPFLAKNFATTLSPFIVTKEALEPFRVPAFERDANDPQPLDYLNGEANNSRGGFDINLEVFIQTEKMRSELIEPFRLSRSNMKDLYWTIAQMLTHHASNGCNLQTGDLMATGTVSGRGKDERGCLLELTWRGTEPIELPSGETRRFLEDGDDVIMRGFCEREGFRRIGFGECRGRVLPSD; this comes from the coding sequence ATGACAAACGAAACACACGATCCGAATCTTCAAAGCTGGATCGAGTCGGCAAACCGGCCCGATTCTGATTTTCCTCTTCAAAATCTCCCGGTCTGCAAGTATTACAAAGGAAATGACCTGCAGATCGGAATTGCGATCGGCGACTTCATCCTCGACTTCGAGCCGTTTTACAACAGCTTTCTCGCGGACGGATTTGAAAAGGTCGATCTCGAACTCGCGGCGAGTCCGAAAGTTCGCGCTGGCCTTATCGGCGCGCTTTCCGTGGACGCGAAAGAGTCGGGCCGAAACCTGATCCGCGATCATTTTCTGACGCCGATCGTGACCGCGAAATTCGCTTTGCCGTTTGAGATCCGCGACTATACCGATTTTTATTGCTCGATATTCCACGCCACCAACGTCGGCGCGATGTTTCGTCCCGACAATCCGCTGCTTCCGAATTACAAATACATCCCGATCGGATACCACGGCCGGGCGTCCTCGATCATCGTTTCAGGCGCCGATGTCAAACGCCCGAAGGGTCAGAATCGGGCCGACGCCGACGCGCCGCCGATCTTCGTGCCGTGCCGCAACCTCGATTACGAGATGGAAGTCGGATTTTTCGTCGGCAAGGGCAACGATCTCGGAACATCGATACCGATCGAAAATGCCGAAGATCATATTTTCGGACTTTGCCTCGTCAATGACTGGTCCGCGCGTGATATTCAGGCGTGGGAGTATCAGCCGCTTGGGCCGTTTCTCGCAAAGAACTTCGCGACGACCTTGTCGCCGTTCATCGTGACAAAAGAAGCTCTTGAACCGTTTCGCGTTCCGGCGTTCGAGCGCGACGCGAACGATCCGCAGCCGCTTGATTATCTAAACGGCGAAGCAAACAATAGCCGCGGCGGTTTTGATATCAATCTCGAGGTCTTCATCCAAACGGAAAAAATGCGTTCCGAATTGATCGAACCATTCAGACTTTCGCGGTCGAATATGAAAGATCTTTATTGGACGATCGCGCAGATGCTGACGCACCACGCGTCGAACGGCTGCAATCTCCAAACCGGCGACCTGATGGCGACCGGCACGGTTTCCGGACGCGGGAAGGACGAACGAGGGTGTTTGCTCGAACTGACCTGGCGCGGAACGGAGCCGATTGAGTTGCCGTCCGGAGAAACCCGACGGTTTCTCGAAGATGGCGACGATGTGATAATGAGAGGTTTCTGCGAGCGGGAAGGCTTCAGGCGAATCGGATTCGGCGAATGCCGCGGTCGCGTCTTGCCGTCAGACTAA